One window of the Crassaminicella thermophila genome contains the following:
- a CDS encoding nicotinate-nicotinamide nucleotide adenylyltransferase: MQNALADSLYYRIFNGLKESDFLKLFKLQRRLIFNYIKEDSFLEKVDRMVQKKDYSVHAVLDICENLMNALAEENPPEDWLNYVYQFVLNKSFPEAVEIKLIERLERPCEVYLKVLRIVSDFEREISNNMNSIYFLTEDEEKELENPNEYRLFKEAFRNDYVYEMMKLNKEVIGHHTLDHVCGVHNLALFIGRQFKKIGLPVDLGRVSGAAAGHDIGKFGCRRNEQKRAPYLHYYYTDEWFKKHDITYIRHIAVNHSTWDLELENLSLESLILIYCDFRVKKRRTKDGAKMHIYSLEESFHVILQKLDNVDYEKEKRYHRVYAKLKDFQDYMLYLGINLDIKENNQQTAIQPKGPKHYCLMQGKEIIENIKYLSIHHNIKLMYKLRDESSLNAILESARSEMELNHLRGYLHVFEEYSTYMTQKQKMITINFLYEQLMHPEEDIRKQCGELIGLLIANFDEDYRKEVPEDVHLKHFEISSYALLDKYLQLLVYPDPQIIPIHRIYLGHSIRNMIESLFSNCARSQINAYMEVLLRYYEKDFKEKDIQLYLLETAKYVPLNSCDNICLDKFINFIKKMLGEKDTDLRLCALETLYHLLKRSYINKEICTSLKSIFYEEISHSDLSVENFLRQKIVKYLGLDEDKIIKYSNDWNIDRKKISHMFLSNLKTSTESVIKKVQIDFLLQYAMEHLDQMGLYTAIHYCNILKVSSSESVRNHGGRALLSLLPHIPFEQRNDVVIELLRGLEVEGYQFAKYIPDYLGKLILYLKPIELDEVIDDLVEKVKQANPQINTLLLNTIGVAIQNYYKYKDLFEEDEKEYKLRLVKMLGALQNGLVHYNGQVKQAAFRVIGKDIFGCKYLNLEQKNDIFQLIAKKLLTLIGEEEEDKLLTFFTHAAGLNHIYRFISDYIFYKGDMDLKVYEKVAFFPGTFDPFSLGHKEIAKEIRSLGFEVYLSVDEFSWSKRAQPNLLRRNIIKLSIADEFGIYLYPEDLSTNIANHNDLRKLREAFPHSDVHIVVGSDVVLNASAYKKEANKNSILSFSHIIFERKSTLSLDDDDQRIDEAIKNIKNNVIRLSLPPQYEDISSTQIRNYIDQNRDISELIDPIAQKFIYEKGLYRRAPQYKTLIQTKSVYVEIINRLTDVFLEKLSNLSFLKYEEAYDRLKEFRKKLNPRILLLRSIEKDGEILGFSAFHWLRSSMIFKEFKDETISEHIRRNGIGRILVIDGIFVNNKSEFENIEQMILTETLSYALPKDYTYAVYKNMLNGYHSESMGEILKCQGFEQIAYDDKSVFVVDMTQPSTLYLDIDSIIKEPFRSNIRVMKTVKRSRKRLQEAIAKLYPGKLVLSFDRNMVYENLIKKICDENGVSTIPTNPRKLGPAMCVPFGAILNGAIIPNTVTKSMHTEKIFDPDMKKFRIAAYPYYLKLEDQVKMIRSFDRPVILVDDLLNKGYRIKAIDPLFKKENIKVKKILVGILSGRGKELMDIQNRKVDSAYFIPKLKVWFNESFLYPFIGGDTMWRGEDLKTNIIPSVNLILPYTVPTFIQGASKESIYNLSYVCIENAMDILTTLEEEYQKIHERSLTLRHLGEVFISPKYPDHGKDIYYDMNLNPSHYLKNDLEHLKRLKMIMLDN, translated from the coding sequence ATGCAAAATGCATTAGCAGATAGCTTATATTATAGAATTTTTAATGGATTAAAGGAATCAGATTTTTTAAAATTATTCAAGCTACAAAGAAGATTGATTTTTAATTATATAAAAGAAGATTCTTTTTTGGAAAAAGTTGATAGAATGGTGCAAAAAAAAGATTACAGTGTTCATGCTGTACTTGATATATGTGAAAACTTGATGAATGCTTTAGCAGAAGAGAATCCACCAGAGGATTGGTTAAACTATGTTTATCAGTTTGTTCTTAATAAATCTTTTCCAGAAGCAGTTGAAATTAAATTAATAGAAAGGCTAGAAAGACCTTGTGAGGTATATTTAAAGGTATTGAGGATTGTTTCTGATTTTGAAAGAGAAATTTCAAACAATATGAACAGTATTTATTTTTTAACGGAAGATGAAGAAAAAGAATTAGAAAATCCTAATGAGTATAGGCTTTTTAAGGAAGCTTTTAGAAATGATTATGTATATGAAATGATGAAACTTAATAAGGAAGTGATTGGCCATCATACGTTGGATCATGTATGTGGTGTGCATAACCTTGCTCTTTTTATTGGAAGGCAGTTTAAAAAAATAGGGCTTCCTGTAGATTTAGGTAGAGTTTCTGGTGCAGCGGCAGGACATGATATAGGAAAATTTGGATGCAGGAGAAATGAACAAAAAAGAGCACCTTACTTACACTATTATTATACAGATGAATGGTTTAAAAAACATGATATTACATATATTCGCCATATAGCTGTAAATCATTCTACTTGGGATTTGGAGTTAGAAAATTTATCATTAGAATCTCTTATTCTGATTTATTGTGATTTTCGTGTAAAAAAGAGAAGGACAAAAGATGGTGCAAAAATGCATATTTATAGCTTAGAAGAATCTTTTCATGTTATCTTACAAAAGCTAGATAATGTAGATTATGAAAAAGAGAAAAGATACCATCGTGTTTATGCTAAATTAAAAGATTTCCAAGATTATATGCTTTATTTAGGAATAAATTTAGATATAAAAGAAAATAACCAGCAGACTGCTATTCAACCAAAAGGGCCTAAGCATTATTGTTTGATGCAGGGAAAAGAAATTATAGAAAATATAAAATATCTATCTATCCATCACAATATTAAACTAATGTACAAGCTAAGGGATGAGTCATCTTTAAATGCTATTTTAGAGAGTGCAAGAAGTGAAATGGAGTTAAACCATCTTAGGGGTTATCTTCATGTATTTGAAGAATATTCTACTTATATGACACAAAAGCAAAAAATGATTACTATAAACTTTTTATATGAACAATTGATGCATCCTGAAGAAGATATTAGAAAACAATGTGGAGAGCTTATTGGACTTTTGATCGCAAATTTTGATGAAGATTATAGAAAAGAAGTTCCTGAAGATGTTCATCTAAAGCACTTTGAAATAAGCAGCTATGCGCTTTTAGATAAATATTTGCAGCTGTTAGTTTATCCAGATCCTCAAATTATTCCAATTCATCGTATTTATCTAGGCCATAGTATTCGAAATATGATTGAATCATTATTCTCAAATTGCGCAAGAAGTCAGATCAATGCATATATGGAAGTTTTATTAAGATACTATGAAAAAGATTTTAAAGAAAAAGATATTCAGTTATATTTGCTAGAAACGGCAAAATATGTCCCATTAAACAGCTGTGATAATATATGTTTAGATAAATTTATAAATTTTATAAAGAAAATGCTAGGTGAAAAAGATACTGATTTAAGACTTTGTGCTCTTGAAACTTTATATCATTTATTAAAAAGATCTTATATAAATAAGGAAATATGTACATCACTAAAAAGTATATTTTATGAGGAAATAAGTCATTCAGACTTATCTGTGGAAAATTTTTTAAGACAAAAAATTGTTAAATATCTAGGATTAGATGAAGATAAGATTATAAAATATAGTAATGATTGGAACATAGACAGAAAAAAAATATCACATATGTTTTTAAGCAATCTAAAGACATCTACTGAATCAGTAATAAAAAAAGTACAGATCGATTTTTTGTTACAATATGCAATGGAGCATTTAGATCAAATGGGGCTTTATACAGCAATTCATTATTGTAATATTTTAAAAGTTAGTTCTAGTGAAAGTGTTAGAAATCATGGAGGAAGAGCATTGCTTTCTCTTTTGCCTCATATACCCTTTGAACAAAGAAATGATGTAGTAATTGAGTTGCTTCGAGGTCTTGAAGTTGAGGGGTATCAGTTTGCAAAGTATATACCTGACTATCTAGGAAAACTAATACTTTATTTAAAGCCAATTGAGCTAGATGAAGTAATAGATGATTTGGTTGAAAAAGTAAAACAAGCAAATCCTCAGATTAATACATTACTTTTGAATACAATAGGAGTGGCTATACAAAACTACTATAAATATAAAGATTTATTTGAAGAAGATGAAAAGGAGTATAAGCTTCGTCTTGTTAAAATGCTTGGAGCTTTGCAAAATGGATTAGTACATTATAATGGACAGGTAAAACAAGCTGCATTTCGTGTTATAGGAAAAGATATTTTTGGATGCAAATATTTAAATTTAGAGCAAAAAAATGATATTTTTCAGTTAATCGCAAAAAAATTACTTACATTAATAGGAGAAGAAGAAGAAGATAAGCTTTTGACATTTTTTACGCATGCTGCAGGATTAAATCATATCTACCGATTTATATCCGATTATATATTTTATAAGGGAGATATGGATTTAAAAGTTTATGAAAAGGTTGCTTTTTTTCCAGGAACCTTTGATCCATTTTCTTTGGGACACAAGGAGATTGCAAAAGAAATTCGTTCACTTGGCTTTGAAGTATATTTATCAGTAGACGAATTTTCATGGTCTAAAAGAGCACAACCTAATTTACTGAGAAGAAACATCATCAAACTATCTATCGCAGATGAATTTGGAATTTATTTATATCCAGAGGATTTATCCACGAATATAGCAAATCATAATGATTTAAGAAAATTAAGAGAAGCTTTTCCTCATTCTGATGTTCATATTGTTGTTGGAAGTGATGTAGTACTGAATGCATCTGCTTATAAAAAAGAAGCAAATAAAAATTCTATACTTTCTTTTTCCCATATTATTTTTGAAAGAAAAAGTACATTATCTCTTGATGATGATGATCAAAGAATAGATGAGGCTATAAAAAATATAAAAAATAATGTTATTCGTTTGTCTCTTCCTCCACAATATGAAGATATTAGTTCTACTCAAATACGTAATTATATTGACCAAAACCGTGATATTTCAGAGCTAATTGATCCAATTGCACAGAAATTTATTTATGAAAAAGGATTATATAGAAGAGCACCTCAATACAAAACTTTGATACAGACAAAATCTGTATATGTGGAAATTATTAATCGTTTAACAGATGTTTTTTTAGAAAAACTATCAAATCTATCATTTCTGAAATATGAAGAAGCTTATGACAGGCTAAAAGAATTTAGAAAAAAGCTAAATCCAAGAATACTTTTATTGCGTTCTATAGAAAAAGATGGAGAAATTCTTGGGTTCTCAGCATTTCATTGGCTTCGTTCAAGTATGATATTTAAAGAATTTAAGGATGAGACTATTTCAGAGCATATAAGAAGAAACGGTATTGGAAGAATACTAGTAATAGATGGTATTTTTGTGAATAATAAAAGTGAGTTTGAAAATATTGAACAAATGATATTAACAGAAACTCTTTCTTATGCACTTCCAAAGGATTATACTTATGCAGTGTATAAAAATATGCTAAATGGATATCATTCTGAATCAATGGGTGAAATATTAAAGTGTCAAGGATTTGAACAAATAGCTTATGATGATAAATCTGTTTTTGTGGTAGATATGACACAGCCATCTACTTTATATTTAGACATAGATAGCATCATAAAAGAACCTTTTAGAAGCAATATACGTGTGATGAAAACAGTGAAACGATCAAGAAAAAGACTGCAAGAAGCGATTGCAAAGCTTTACCCTGGAAAGTTGGTTTTGTCTTTTGACAGAAATATGGTTTATGAAAATCTTATTAAGAAAATATGTGATGAAAATGGAGTTTCTACTATTCCTACTAATCCAAGAAAATTAGGCCCTGCTATGTGTGTACCCTTTGGGGCAATACTAAATGGAGCGATTATACCGAATACAGTAACAAAATCAATGCATACAGAAAAAATTTTTGATCCTGATATGAAAAAATTTCGTATAGCTGCTTATCCATACTATTTAAAACTTGAAGATCAAGTCAAAATGATTCGTTCATTTGATAGACCTGTCATATTGGTTGATGATTTATTAAATAAAGGATACCGAATAAAAGCAATCGATCCTCTTTTTAAAAAAGAAAATATCAAAGTAAAGAAAATACTTGTTGGAATCCTTTCTGGTAGAGGAAAGGAATTGATGGATATACAAAATCGAAAAGTAGATAGTGCATATTTTATACCAAAGCTTAAGGTATGGTTTAATGAAAGTTTTTTGTATCCTTTCATAGGTGGGGACACGATGTGGAGAGGAGAAGATTTAAAAACTAATATAATACCTTCTGTAAATTTAATACTCCCTTATACAGTTCCTACATTTATTCAAGGTGCATCTAAGGAATCTATTTATAATTTATCATATGTTTGCATTGAAAATGCAATGGATATACTAACCACATTGGAGGAAGAATATCAAAAAATACATGAAAGAAGTTTGACGTTAAGGCATTTAGGAGAGGTGTTTATTTCACCTAAGTATCCAGACCATGGAAAAGATATATATTATGATATGAATCTAAATCCATCGCACTACCTTAAAAATGACCTAGAGCATCTAAAACGTCTTAAAATGATTATGTTAGATAATTAA
- a CDS encoding OB-fold nucleic acid binding domain-containing protein has product MVEEKSINAFQNGDEIQGFFILKRIERKLSANNKNYLDITLSDKTGEINAKLWDCEEGQENMFPAKSLIKVRGNVSEWKGKLQLRINLIRLANKEDGKNIEDFVQSAPLSAEEMFDEVYTFVKRIKNKDIKNIVDTIIMEAKEKLMYYPAAKSLHHAIRSGLLYHILRMLRTGEKN; this is encoded by the coding sequence ATGGTTGAGGAAAAAAGCATAAATGCATTTCAAAATGGTGATGAAATTCAAGGCTTTTTTATTTTAAAAAGAATAGAAAGAAAATTATCAGCAAATAATAAAAATTATCTAGATATTACTTTATCTGATAAAACAGGAGAGATCAATGCAAAGCTGTGGGATTGTGAAGAAGGACAAGAAAATATGTTTCCTGCTAAGAGTTTAATAAAAGTACGTGGGAATGTAAGTGAATGGAAAGGAAAATTGCAGCTAAGAATAAACTTAATCAGGTTAGCAAATAAAGAAGATGGAAAAAATATCGAGGATTTTGTACAATCAGCTCCTTTAAGTGCTGAAGAAATGTTTGATGAGGTTTATACATTTGTTAAAAGAATTAAAAATAAAGATATAAAAAATATTGTAGATACGATTATAATGGAAGCAAAGGAAAAATTAATGTATTATCCAGCAGCAAAATCCTTGCATCATGCTATACGTTCAGGACTTTTGTATCACATATTGAGAATGTTAAGAACAGGGGAAAAAAACTAA
- a CDS encoding HD domain-containing protein: protein MVYTNINTDLLFAGILLHDIEKLEELDADSLGIAEYSTQGQLLGHINLAINKIGKVGEKLGADKEVIMLLQHMVLSHHYEPEFGSPKKPMIPEGELLHYIDLIDARMYDMEDHLKNIKEGEFTEPIWSLDNRRLYKPFL, encoded by the coding sequence ATGGTTTATACAAATATTAATACAGATTTACTCTTTGCTGGTATACTTCTTCATGATATTGAAAAACTAGAAGAATTAGATGCAGATTCTTTAGGAATAGCAGAGTATAGTACTCAGGGGCAATTGCTTGGGCATATTAATCTTGCAATAAACAAAATAGGTAAAGTTGGAGAAAAATTAGGTGCAGATAAAGAGGTTATAATGCTTTTACAACATATGGTATTATCCCATCATTATGAACCTGAATTTGGAAGTCCTAAAAAACCTATGATTCCAGAAGGAGAGCTTTTGCATTATATTGATTTGATTGATGCAAGAATGTATGATATGGAGGATCATTTAAAAAATATTAAAGAAGGAGAATTTACTGAACCTATATGGTCTTTAGATAATAGGAGATTATATAAACCATTTCTTTAA
- a CDS encoding GGDEF domain-containing protein, with the protein MIFKICREALKEYKLENLSFIVLYIITISFFIGNIIYNFPVYSSLLYLMIIIIGTMFINNIFSLGVYIGLNSFFTCICIFLIKNTYIDKFKYLLCFGIVISIIFLKSYKRIKLEKEAIRRKIFEKTKFNELLDAILILKYNGLVVIECNKKANRLFNKKNGITGRNIEELLLSNISDKIDQSTLKEYLKKENKEINIFNQKLNNIWVDITIKKFYVLEECYVLVRILDVSPHKKYEEKIEYLAYHDPLTDLPNRRYGNKQLRLGIEKALKNETMLGAMFIDLDNFKFVNDNWGHEAGDDLLKQVAIRLKGVVRKDDLAARIGGDEFMVIINDIHQIDEISHVANRIMNIFKKPFKIKEREIYITSSIGIALVPEHGMNIETLLKNADKAMYVAKESGRNTYRIFDYTYNDEFIK; encoded by the coding sequence TTGATATTTAAAATATGCAGGGAAGCATTAAAAGAGTATAAACTAGAAAATTTATCCTTTATAGTTCTTTATATTATAACTATTTCTTTTTTTATTGGTAATATTATTTATAATTTTCCAGTTTATTCATCATTATTATATTTAATGATTATCATCATAGGAACTATGTTTATAAACAATATTTTTTCTTTAGGTGTTTATATAGGGTTAAACAGCTTTTTTACTTGTATATGTATTTTTTTAATAAAGAATACATATATTGATAAATTTAAATATTTATTATGTTTTGGTATTGTAATAAGTATTATTTTTTTAAAGTCATATAAAAGGATTAAATTAGAAAAAGAAGCTATTAGAAGAAAGATATTTGAAAAGACAAAATTCAATGAGCTTTTGGATGCTATTTTGATTTTAAAATATAATGGATTAGTTGTAATAGAGTGTAATAAAAAAGCAAATAGACTATTCAACAAAAAAAATGGAATCACAGGCAGGAATATTGAAGAATTATTATTAAGTAATATAAGCGACAAAATAGATCAGTCTACATTAAAAGAATATCTAAAAAAAGAAAACAAGGAAATAAACATATTCAACCAAAAATTAAATAATATTTGGGTGGACATAACAATAAAAAAGTTCTATGTATTAGAGGAATGTTATGTTCTTGTACGGATTTTAGATGTTAGTCCCCATAAAAAGTATGAAGAAAAGATTGAATATTTAGCATATCATGATCCACTTACAGATTTGCCAAATAGAAGATATGGAAATAAACAATTACGATTAGGCATAGAAAAAGCTTTGAAAAATGAAACTATGCTTGGGGCTATGTTTATAGATTTAGATAATTTTAAATTTGTTAATGATAATTGGGGGCATGAGGCAGGAGATGATCTTCTTAAGCAAGTTGCTATTAGACTTAAAGGGGTTGTTAGAAAAGATGATTTAGCAGCTCGAATTGGAGGGGATGAATTTATGGTTATAATAAATGATATTCACCAAATAGATGAGATTTCGCATGTAGCAAATAGAATCATGAATATATTTAAAAAACCTTTTAAAATAAAAGAAAGAGAAATATATATTACAAGCAGTATAGGTATTGCATTAGTGCCTGAGCATGGAATGAATATTGAAACACTTTTAAAGAATGCTGATAAGGCCATGTATGTAGCAAAAGAAAGTGGACGCAATACTTATAGAATATTTGATTATACATACAATGATGAATTTATCAAATAG
- the panD gene encoding aspartate 1-decarboxylase: MMLNMFKGKIHRATVTEANLNYVGSITIDKALMDAAGILPGERVQIVNNNNGARLETYVIEGERDSGIICLNGAAARLVQPGDTVIIIAYCWIDEKEVRSFKPRVVFVDENNKIVEKSDKEVHGDKK, from the coding sequence ATGATGCTAAATATGTTTAAAGGAAAGATTCACAGAGCTACAGTAACAGAAGCAAATCTAAATTATGTAGGAAGTATTACTATTGACAAGGCTCTGATGGATGCAGCAGGAATTTTACCAGGAGAAAGAGTTCAGATTGTCAATAATAATAATGGTGCTAGACTAGAAACCTATGTTATTGAAGGAGAAAGAGATAGTGGTATAATATGTTTAAACGGTGCTGCAGCTAGACTTGTCCAACCAGGGGATACAGTAATTATTATTGCATATTGTTGGATTGATGAAAAAGAAGTAAGAAGTTTTAAACCACGTGTTGTTTTTGTGGATGAAAATAATAAAATTGTTGAAAAATCAGATAAAGAAGTTCATGGGGATAAAAAATAG
- a CDS encoding peroxiredoxin → MNHYKKKYTPYDYFDLGDPAPDFTLEGIINKELKKVSLHDYRGKWVVVFFYGSDFTFVUPTELAAVADRYKKFKNINTEVLAISTDSIYSHKIFTQTSPSGKKINYPLLSDRTQEVSKKYGILNEKEGFAYRGAFIIDPEGTIQAIIINPQPVGRNIDEILRIIQALQFNRKTGLGAPAGWNVGDPGIKIGWDYVGKY, encoded by the coding sequence ATCAATCACTATAAAAAAAAATATACCCCTTACGATTATTTTGATCTAGGAGACCCAGCTCCTGACTTTACCTTAGAAGGTATTATAAATAAAGAATTAAAAAAAGTTTCTCTTCATGATTATAGAGGAAAATGGGTAGTCGTATTCTTTTATGGCTCAGACTTTACATTTGTTTGACCTACAGAGCTTGCAGCAGTTGCTGACAGATATAAGAAGTTCAAAAATATAAATACAGAAGTTTTAGCAATTAGTACTGATAGTATTTATTCACATAAGATATTTACACAAACCTCTCCATCAGGAAAAAAAATAAATTATCCTCTTTTATCCGATAGAACACAAGAAGTTTCAAAAAAATATGGTATATTAAACGAAAAAGAAGGTTTTGCATATCGAGGTGCTTTCATTATAGATCCAGAAGGTACTATTCAAGCTATAATAATAAATCCTCAACCCGTAGGAAGAAATATCGATGAGATATTAAGAATTATACAGGCACTACAATTTAATCGGAAGACAGGTTTAGGAGCTCCCGCTGGATGGAATGTAGGAGACCCTGGTATAAAGATAGGATGGGATTATGTCGGAAAATACTAA
- a CDS encoding LacI family DNA-binding transcriptional regulator, with protein MKVTIKDIARIAGVSTATVSKVMNRKDEHISQATREKILKIMQEYNYIPNTAARSLVTKKTKTIGLVIPDIRNPFFPELARGAEDKAHEEGYNIMFCNTDDDAEKEEKYVSMLIEKMVDGIIFTASSKRSSGFNYLKNNRVPIILVDRDIDLKGVKGKITVDNCKGAYDGVKHLLQCGYKKVIFLSGPLTSHPSIERLKGYKKALEEFHVPYQEEYIFEGTYQRGWGYEVIKRLLEKEIDFDALFCGNDLIAIEAIKALKQAGIKVPQEVGIVGFDDIYIAPLINPELTTIRQPSYEMGYKAVDMLIKLLEKKGKSQEKVILNTELIIRKSTMQK; from the coding sequence ATGAAAGTTACAATTAAAGATATTGCAAGGATTGCAGGAGTATCTACAGCTACAGTATCAAAAGTAATGAATCGTAAGGATGAACATATTAGTCAAGCAACAAGGGAAAAAATCTTAAAGATTATGCAGGAGTACAATTATATTCCAAATACTGCTGCTAGAAGTCTTGTAACCAAAAAGACAAAAACAATAGGGCTAGTTATTCCAGACATAAGAAATCCATTTTTTCCTGAGCTTGCAAGAGGAGCAGAAGATAAAGCTCATGAAGAAGGGTATAATATTATGTTTTGCAATACAGATGATGATGCAGAAAAAGAAGAAAAGTATGTAAGCATGTTAATTGAAAAAATGGTAGACGGAATTATCTTTACTGCATCTTCAAAAAGAAGCAGTGGATTTAATTACCTAAAAAATAATAGAGTACCTATTATTTTAGTAGATAGGGATATTGATTTAAAAGGTGTAAAGGGAAAAATAACCGTTGATAACTGTAAGGGGGCATATGACGGAGTAAAGCATTTATTACAATGTGGATATAAAAAAGTTATCTTCTTATCAGGACCACTGACCAGTCATCCTTCTATTGAACGGTTAAAGGGATATAAAAAGGCTTTAGAAGAATTTCATGTTCCTTATCAAGAAGAATATATATTTGAAGGAACTTATCAAAGAGGATGGGGATATGAAGTTATTAAAAGGTTATTAGAGAAGGAAATAGATTTTGATGCTTTGTTTTGTGGAAATGATTTGATTGCTATAGAAGCTATAAAAGCATTAAAACAAGCAGGGATAAAAGTACCACAAGAGGTTGGGATTGTTGGATTTGATGATATATATATTGCACCGCTTATAAACCCTGAACTTACAACTATAAGACAGCCAAGTTATGAGATGGGATATAAAGCTGTTGACATGTTAATAAAGCTATTAGAGAAAAAAGGGAAAAGTCAAGAAAAAGTTATTTTAAATACGGAATTGATCATTAGGAAATCTACTATGCAAAAGTAG
- the rbsK gene encoding ribokinase yields the protein MREIAVIGSLNMDLVGCVSNMPKVGETIIGDSFQEIPGGKGANQAVAIARLSAKVNMIGKVGDDGFGRTLLESLKKDGINIDSVQIEENTPTGVAMITVDKEGDNAIVVIPGANFKLEKEDIEKHIEVIEKSEIVLLQLEIPVDTVKYTLKRAKELGKYTILNPAPAKLLDKETIKNVDLLIPNETELEILAQIEIKEEEDILKGAKILIKEGVKSLIVTMGEKGSLYVDENCVKKFDSHKVNAVDTTAAGDSFIGGICVSLAEGKKIDDAIKFASKVGALTVTKKGAQSSLPYLEEVMSFKEA from the coding sequence ATGAGGGAGATTGCTGTCATTGGAAGTTTAAATATGGATTTGGTTGGTTGTGTTTCAAATATGCCAAAAGTAGGAGAGACGATTATTGGTGATTCTTTTCAGGAAATACCAGGAGGGAAAGGAGCCAACCAAGCTGTAGCTATTGCAAGACTTAGTGCAAAAGTGAACATGATAGGAAAAGTAGGGGATGATGGATTTGGCAGAACCCTTTTGGAATCATTAAAAAAAGATGGTATAAATATTGATTCGGTTCAAATAGAAGAAAATACACCTACAGGAGTTGCAATGATTACTGTAGATAAAGAAGGAGATAATGCTATTGTTGTTATTCCTGGAGCAAATTTTAAATTAGAGAAAGAAGATATAGAAAAACATATAGAAGTCATAGAAAAATCAGAAATTGTATTGTTACAATTAGAAATACCAGTTGATACAGTAAAATATACCCTAAAAAGGGCAAAAGAATTAGGGAAATATACAATTTTAAACCCAGCTCCAGCTAAACTGCTAGATAAAGAAACTATTAAAAATGTAGATTTATTAATCCCAAATGAAACAGAGCTTGAAATATTAGCTCAAATAGAAATAAAAGAGGAAGAAGACATCTTAAAGGGAGCAAAGATCCTTATAAAAGAGGGAGTAAAATCCTTAATTGTTACAATGGGAGAAAAAGGGTCTCTTTATGTAGATGAAAATTGTGTGAAAAAATTTGATTCTCACAAAGTAAATGCAGTAGATACAACAGCAGCAGGAGATAGCTTTATTGGAGGTATTTGTGTTTCTCTTGCAGAAGGAAAAAAAATTGATGATGCGATAAAGTTTGCTTCAAAGGTGGGTGCCCTTACCGTAACCAAAAAAGGGGCTCAAAGTTCACTACCTTACCTTGAAGAAGTGATGTCGTTTAAGGAGGCATAA
- the rbsD gene encoding D-ribose pyranase — MGHTDMLTIADSGLPIPKETQRIDLALKKGIPTFLETLDTIFEELKVEEVVIAKEMKTVSPKLYENLMQKLQQVEKEENTKIQIQEVTHETFKDLTRQSVCVVRTGEFTPYANIILKAGVVF, encoded by the coding sequence ATGGGACATACAGATATGCTCACTATTGCAGATAGCGGTCTTCCAATTCCAAAGGAGACACAAAGGATTGATTTGGCTTTAAAAAAAGGAATACCTACTTTTTTAGAAACACTAGATACGATTTTTGAAGAACTTAAAGTAGAAGAAGTAGTGATTGCAAAGGAAATGAAAACAGTAAGTCCTAAATTATATGAAAATTTAATGCAAAAGCTTCAACAAGTAGAAAAAGAAGAAAATACAAAGATTCAGATTCAGGAAGTTACTCATGAAACCTTCAAAGATTTAACAAGGCAATCTGTATGTGTGGTTAGAACGGGAGAGTTTACACCTTATGCAAATATCATCCTAAAAGCAGGTGTTGTATTTTAA